One genomic window of Arthrobacter caoxuetaonis includes the following:
- a CDS encoding sugar nucleotide-binding protein yields MVEFSKALTAHETAIPGVVLFDLPVHGDNRGWFKENWQREKMLALGLPDFGPVQNNISFNEKAGTTRGIHAEPWDKFISVATGRIFGAWVDLREGPSFGAVFTAELDPSQAIFIPRGVGNAFQTLEDNTAYTYLVNDHWSADAQGQYTFLNLADETAAIEWPIPLEQAELSDKDKAHPRMADVVPMAPRKTLVLGADGQLGRALREAYAGDPSVEFAGRAEFDLVDPASYERNWKNYSTIVNAAAYTAVDAAETPEGRRLAWEINVSAVARLAKVAVENRLTLVHVSSDYVFDGINETHPEDEPFSPLGVYGQTKAAGDAVVSVVPQHYIVRTSWVIGEGSNFVRTMNSLAGRGIKPSVVNDQIGRLSFTEDIAAAIKHLLTSGAPFGTYNLSNEGPAQSWADIAADVYAAAGSHRTDVTGVGTAEYFAGKDAAPRPLNSVLPLDKIKAAGFRPRNSGDALHRYLDSPSGEVRQ; encoded by the coding sequence ATGGTGGAATTCTCCAAGGCGCTCACCGCCCATGAAACCGCGATTCCCGGCGTCGTCCTCTTTGACCTGCCTGTCCACGGCGACAACCGCGGCTGGTTCAAGGAGAACTGGCAGCGGGAGAAAATGCTGGCTCTGGGACTGCCGGACTTCGGCCCCGTCCAGAACAACATCTCCTTCAACGAGAAGGCCGGTACCACCCGGGGAATCCACGCCGAACCGTGGGACAAGTTCATCTCCGTTGCCACAGGCCGAATCTTCGGTGCGTGGGTGGACCTGCGCGAAGGGCCGAGCTTCGGTGCTGTGTTTACGGCTGAACTGGATCCAAGCCAGGCGATTTTCATTCCGCGCGGAGTGGGCAATGCCTTCCAGACGCTCGAAGACAACACCGCCTATACCTACCTGGTCAACGACCACTGGAGCGCGGATGCGCAAGGCCAGTACACCTTCCTGAACCTCGCCGACGAGACCGCTGCCATTGAATGGCCCATCCCGCTGGAGCAGGCTGAGCTCTCGGACAAGGACAAGGCGCATCCCCGTATGGCCGACGTCGTTCCGATGGCTCCGCGAAAGACCCTCGTCCTGGGCGCTGACGGCCAGTTGGGGCGGGCCCTGAGGGAGGCTTACGCCGGCGATCCCTCCGTGGAGTTTGCCGGGCGGGCCGAGTTCGATCTGGTGGATCCTGCTTCCTATGAGCGCAATTGGAAGAACTACTCCACAATCGTCAACGCGGCTGCCTATACGGCGGTGGACGCAGCGGAGACTCCGGAGGGCCGGCGCCTGGCCTGGGAGATCAACGTGAGTGCCGTTGCGCGGCTGGCTAAGGTGGCCGTGGAAAACCGGCTGACTCTTGTCCACGTCTCCAGTGACTACGTGTTCGACGGCATCAACGAAACGCACCCGGAAGATGAACCCTTCTCCCCGCTGGGGGTGTACGGGCAGACAAAGGCCGCAGGCGACGCCGTCGTCTCCGTGGTCCCGCAGCACTACATTGTGCGGACCAGCTGGGTGATCGGAGAGGGCAGCAATTTTGTCCGCACCATGAACTCCCTGGCCGGGCGGGGAATCAAGCCCTCCGTTGTGAACGACCAGATAGGTCGCTTGTCCTTCACGGAAGACATCGCTGCGGCGATCAAACACCTGCTGACCAGCGGGGCACCGTTTGGAACGTACAACCTCAGCAACGAAGGTCCCGCCCAGTCCTGGGCGGACATCGCGGCGGATGTCTATGCAGCTGCCGGCAGCCACCGCACGGATGTCACCGGGGTAGGCACGGCTGAGTATTTTGCCGGGAAAGACGCGGCACCGCGTCCCCTGAACAGCGTTCTTCCGCTGGACAAAATCAAGGCGGCCGGTTTTCGTCCGCGGAACAGCGGTGATGCCCTGCACCGCTATCTCGACTCGCCCTCCGGGGAAGTGCGGCAGTAG
- a CDS encoding type II secretion system F family protein: MTGALPAAWLAGAGLGIGLWLTVVRLPFLRPRTFTERIAPQLRSGAPGSRLLTSADITPFGPLERVFRPVLHSAVARLERLNPAAPALYKRLERTGRQTTVVEFRSEQVLYAATGLAAGAAAGVWLVFNGRISVPGVVLLAAAGGILGYLLRDYLLTKAISRRQASMLAEFPSLAEMMALAVSAGESAGGALERVSRTANGELAGEFGRVLAQTRSGVPLLTALADLSQRTQLAPLARFIDGISVAIERGTPLADVMRAQAQDVRDLAKRELMETAGKKEIAMMVPLVFGVLPLTVLFAIYPGLSLLRIGL, translated from the coding sequence GTGACTGGGGCACTTCCGGCTGCGTGGCTGGCTGGAGCGGGCCTGGGGATCGGACTGTGGCTGACCGTTGTCCGGCTGCCGTTTCTCCGGCCGCGCACCTTCACGGAGCGGATCGCTCCGCAGCTGCGTTCAGGAGCCCCGGGCTCACGCCTGCTGACCAGTGCAGACATCACACCGTTCGGCCCGTTGGAGAGAGTCTTCCGACCAGTCCTCCACAGTGCGGTCGCCAGGCTGGAGCGGCTAAACCCTGCGGCCCCGGCCCTTTATAAGCGGCTGGAACGCACAGGGCGGCAAACCACGGTAGTGGAGTTCCGGTCCGAACAGGTTCTCTACGCCGCCACCGGACTGGCCGCCGGAGCAGCCGCAGGAGTCTGGCTGGTCTTCAACGGGAGGATCTCCGTTCCGGGTGTCGTCTTGCTGGCAGCCGCCGGAGGAATCCTTGGCTATCTTCTGAGGGACTACCTGCTGACCAAGGCGATCAGCCGCCGCCAAGCATCAATGCTTGCGGAGTTTCCCAGCTTGGCAGAGATGATGGCCCTCGCCGTCAGCGCCGGCGAGAGTGCCGGAGGTGCACTGGAACGGGTTTCCCGGACCGCGAACGGGGAGCTGGCCGGGGAATTCGGCCGGGTCCTCGCGCAAACCCGCTCCGGAGTGCCCTTGCTGACGGCGCTGGCCGACCTTTCCCAACGGACGCAGCTGGCCCCGCTGGCCCGGTTCATCGACGGAATCTCGGTGGCTATTGAGCGCGGCACGCCCCTGGCGGACGTCATGCGCGCCCAGGCGCAGGACGTCAGGGACCTCGCCAAACGCGAACTCATGGAAACGGCCGGAAAAAAGGAAATCGCCATGATGGTTCCCCTGGTCTTCGGCGTCCTGCCGCTCACCGTGCTCTTTGCGATTTATCCGGGACTGTCCCTCCTGAGGATCGGCTTGTGA
- the rfbB gene encoding dTDP-glucose 4,6-dehydratase has product MHRLLVTGGAGFIGSNFVHYALAHTGASITVLDKLTYAGNLASLQGLPEDRFTFVQGDICDSDLVDTLVQDCDVVVHYAAESHNDNSLHDPRPFLDTNIIGTYTLIEAARKHGKRFHHISTDEVYGDLELDDPERFTEATPYNPSSPYSSTKAGSDLLVRAWVRSFGLQATISNCSNNYGPYQHVEKFIPRQITNVIDGIRPKLYGAGENVRDWIHANDHSSAVLTIIEKGEIGQTYLIGADGEKNNKEVVELILKHMGQPADAYDQVIDRPGHDLRYAIDSTRLRTELGWEPKFSNFEAGIEATIAWYRENEAWWRPQKAETEAKYKVQGQ; this is encoded by the coding sequence ATGCACAGACTCCTTGTGACCGGCGGGGCCGGCTTTATTGGTTCGAACTTTGTTCACTATGCGCTGGCCCACACCGGTGCCTCCATCACGGTGCTGGACAAGCTCACCTATGCAGGCAACCTGGCCTCGCTTCAGGGCCTTCCCGAGGACCGCTTCACCTTCGTGCAGGGTGACATCTGCGACAGCGACCTCGTTGACACCCTCGTGCAGGACTGCGACGTCGTAGTCCACTACGCAGCAGAGTCGCACAACGACAACTCGCTCCACGACCCGCGTCCGTTCCTGGACACCAACATCATCGGCACCTACACGCTAATCGAGGCGGCCCGGAAGCACGGCAAGCGCTTCCATCACATCTCTACGGACGAGGTCTACGGCGACCTGGAACTGGACGATCCGGAGCGGTTCACTGAGGCCACCCCGTACAACCCGTCCAGCCCCTATTCCTCGACGAAGGCGGGTTCGGACCTGCTGGTGCGTGCCTGGGTGCGTTCCTTCGGACTGCAGGCGACCATCAGCAACTGCTCCAATAACTACGGTCCTTACCAGCACGTGGAGAAGTTCATCCCGCGGCAGATCACCAACGTGATCGACGGCATCCGTCCGAAGCTTTACGGGGCGGGCGAGAATGTGCGGGACTGGATCCATGCCAACGACCATTCCTCCGCTGTCCTCACCATCATCGAGAAGGGCGAGATCGGGCAGACCTACCTGATCGGTGCTGACGGGGAGAAGAACAACAAGGAAGTCGTTGAGCTGATCCTGAAGCACATGGGCCAGCCTGCCGATGCCTATGACCAGGTCATCGACCGGCCCGGCCACGACCTGCGCTATGCCATCGACTCCACGAGGCTGCGTACCGAGCTGGGCTGGGAACCGAAGTTCTCCAACTTCGAGGCGGGCATCGAAGCCACGATCGCCTGGTACCGGGAAAACGAAGCGTGGTGGCGGCCGCAAAAGGCCGAAACCGAAGCCAAGTACAAGGTCCAGGGGCAGTAG
- a CDS encoding TadE family protein — MPGTGERAAKELAAEDGSAVVDFVLVGALLTLIAVAVIQLALILHVRNTLIDAASSGARYGTLADRTPEDGVERTRDLISQSLSPVFAEDVTYSRTGGGAGMLQVRVSAPLPVIGFLGPQGGIEVSGHAHWPAATD; from the coding sequence GTGCCCGGTACCGGGGAACGAGCCGCAAAAGAGCTTGCTGCGGAGGACGGGTCCGCCGTCGTCGACTTTGTCCTGGTGGGGGCCTTGCTGACCCTCATCGCCGTCGCCGTCATTCAGCTGGCGCTGATCCTCCACGTTCGCAACACCCTCATCGATGCGGCTTCCTCCGGAGCGCGCTACGGCACCCTGGCAGACCGCACGCCGGAAGACGGAGTGGAACGGACCCGTGACCTCATCTCACAGTCCCTGTCACCGGTATTTGCAGAGGACGTTACCTACTCACGGACCGGCGGCGGTGCAGGAATGCTGCAGGTGCGTGTGAGCGCTCCGCTTCCAGTGATCGGCTTTTTGGGACCGCAGGGAGGAATCGAGGTGAGCGGCCATGCCCACTGGCCTGCGGCGACGGATTAG
- a CDS encoding type II secretion system F family protein, which produces MTGLAGLALGLGLFLIWWSCWVLPEKPAKRSRPGRLAEMLTASGIRSVTPSGLVVSSVVLGLFAFLMTWVLTGSLPIGGCFGAFACALPVSVVRWQAGKRSASLMELWPDAVDHLRSAIRAGLSLPEALIQLGENGPAELREPFREFGMAYRSGGSFDTALEGLKERLADPVGDRIVEALRITRQVGGSDLGRLLGTLAEFLRENARTRSELLARQSWTVNAARLAVAAPWIVLLLMATNPAAVAAYNTPAGAMVLIAGMVVSVVCYQLMLRIGALPADRRVLQ; this is translated from the coding sequence ATGACGGGCCTGGCGGGACTGGCACTTGGCCTTGGCCTGTTCCTCATCTGGTGGTCGTGCTGGGTGTTGCCGGAGAAACCAGCGAAACGGTCCCGTCCCGGCAGGCTGGCGGAAATGCTCACGGCGTCTGGTATCCGGTCGGTGACGCCCAGCGGCCTGGTCGTCAGCAGCGTCGTCCTCGGGCTCTTCGCGTTTCTCATGACGTGGGTACTCACCGGTTCCCTTCCCATCGGAGGCTGTTTCGGTGCCTTCGCCTGCGCACTACCCGTGAGCGTTGTCCGGTGGCAGGCAGGCAAAAGGTCAGCTTCCCTCATGGAACTCTGGCCCGATGCCGTTGATCATCTGCGCTCGGCCATCCGCGCTGGCCTGTCCTTGCCCGAAGCGCTCATCCAGCTGGGAGAGAACGGACCGGCGGAACTCCGTGAACCATTCCGTGAGTTTGGGATGGCGTACCGTTCGGGTGGTTCATTCGATACTGCGCTCGAGGGCCTGAAGGAACGGCTGGCGGATCCCGTAGGGGACAGGATCGTCGAGGCCCTGAGGATCACCCGGCAGGTCGGAGGATCAGATCTTGGACGGTTGCTCGGTACGCTCGCTGAATTCCTGCGGGAGAACGCCCGCACCAGGAGCGAGTTGCTTGCGCGGCAGTCGTGGACGGTCAACGCCGCACGTCTCGCGGTCGCAGCGCCGTGGATCGTATTGCTGCTGATGGCGACCAACCCGGCGGCGGTCGCGGCGTACAACACGCCGGCGGGGGCCATGGTGCTTATTGCCGGAATGGTGGTTTCCGTTGTCTGCTACCAGCTGATGCTGCGTATTGGAGCCCTTCCGGCCGACCGGCGGGTTCTGCAGTGA
- a CDS encoding pilus assembly protein TadG-related protein — protein sequence MSEQHTGDGESGQVGVLIIGYVLLALLVITVVAGASSVYLGHKKLLSAADGAALAAADTFSLSQVQGTEPGTAPAAQLESGAVTAAVQQYLADSRAGERITALQISPETGTPDARTARVVLLGAVHPPIVNFLVPDGIPIRAESDARARLTR from the coding sequence ATGAGTGAACAGCACACAGGAGACGGTGAATCCGGCCAGGTAGGTGTCCTGATTATTGGGTACGTGCTGCTCGCGCTGCTTGTCATCACCGTCGTTGCAGGGGCCTCATCGGTCTATCTGGGGCACAAGAAGCTTCTGTCGGCCGCTGACGGGGCGGCGCTCGCGGCAGCAGACACCTTTTCGCTGTCGCAGGTCCAGGGCACGGAGCCCGGCACAGCCCCGGCTGCACAGCTCGAATCCGGAGCGGTCACGGCCGCGGTTCAGCAGTATCTGGCGGACAGCAGGGCAGGGGAGCGGATTACCGCTCTTCAAATTTCCCCCGAGACCGGCACACCGGATGCGCGGACCGCGCGCGTAGTACTGCTCGGGGCAGTGCATCCACCGATCGTCAACTTCCTGGTCCCGGACGGGATTCCCATCCGGGCGGAAAGCGACGCGAGGGCCAGACTGACCCGTTAG
- a CDS encoding CpaF family protein, producing the protein MDAVRIVEDEVRELIRVRGLDPASQVPEVRRLVEAAVQDYDERSMLGSLPALGQLDQARKRVFDAVAGFGALQPLLDDPTVEEIWINSPHEVYVARGGRSELTALSLTQDQVRDLVERMLKSSGRRLDLSSPFVDAALPDGSRLHVVIPDVTRRHWAVNIRKFIVRASRLEHLVELGTLTPQASRFLSAAVAGGLNILVSGATQAGKTTMLNCLAASIGARERVVTVEEIFELQLPLRDVVGLQCRQANLEGNGEIPLRRLVKEALRMRPDRLIVGEVREAESLDMLIALNSGLPGMCTVHANSAHDAVTKISTLPLLAGANISSAFVVPTVASCIDLVIHCVRTPSGRREVSEILALGRRVENGIIESSLVFQREEGRLVPSPSSLPSPEKFLRAGMNLTELLEPAA; encoded by the coding sequence ATGGATGCTGTGCGTATTGTCGAGGATGAGGTCAGGGAGCTCATCCGCGTGCGCGGGCTCGACCCCGCGAGTCAGGTTCCCGAGGTGCGCCGCTTGGTTGAGGCGGCCGTGCAGGACTACGACGAGCGCTCCATGCTGGGTTCGCTGCCGGCCCTTGGACAACTGGACCAGGCACGCAAACGCGTGTTCGACGCCGTCGCCGGCTTTGGTGCGCTGCAACCCCTGCTGGACGATCCGACAGTGGAAGAGATCTGGATCAATTCGCCGCATGAGGTCTACGTTGCCCGCGGCGGACGCTCAGAGCTGACGGCCCTTTCCCTGACCCAAGACCAGGTCAGGGACCTGGTCGAGAGGATGCTGAAGTCCTCCGGCCGGCGCCTGGACCTTTCGTCCCCGTTCGTTGACGCCGCCCTCCCGGACGGGTCCCGGCTGCATGTGGTGATCCCGGATGTGACCCGGCGTCACTGGGCGGTTAACATTCGCAAATTCATTGTCAGGGCCAGCCGGCTTGAACACCTTGTAGAGCTCGGAACGCTGACACCCCAGGCATCCCGGTTCCTCTCTGCAGCCGTGGCAGGCGGCCTGAACATCCTGGTCTCGGGCGCCACGCAGGCGGGAAAGACCACCATGCTCAATTGTCTGGCGGCATCGATCGGGGCCAGGGAACGCGTGGTCACTGTGGAAGAGATCTTTGAACTGCAGCTGCCGCTGCGCGATGTGGTGGGACTGCAGTGCCGGCAGGCCAACCTGGAGGGAAACGGAGAGATTCCGCTGCGCAGGCTGGTTAAGGAAGCCCTCCGGATGCGCCCCGACCGGCTCATCGTCGGTGAAGTCCGGGAGGCTGAGAGCCTGGACATGCTCATCGCTTTGAACTCCGGCCTGCCGGGGATGTGCACCGTGCACGCCAACAGTGCGCACGACGCCGTCACCAAGATTTCCACGCTGCCTCTCCTGGCAGGAGCCAACATATCCAGTGCCTTCGTGGTACCGACGGTTGCGTCCTGCATCGACCTGGTGATCCACTGCGTTCGGACTCCTTCCGGACGGCGGGAGGTCTCCGAGATCCTGGCCCTCGGACGCCGGGTGGAAAACGGAATCATCGAATCCTCCCTGGTCTTTCAGCGTGAGGAAGGCCGCCTTGTACCCAGCCCCTCGTCGCTGCCGTCGCCGGAAAAATTCCTGCGTGCCGGAATGAACCTCACCGAGTTGCTGGAGCCGGCGGCATGA
- a CDS encoding GH25 family lysozyme, with protein MQQEPAGEELKEVIGILGAKMGQGLERLQETSNAQVPSTAETEERIEAEQVLIDQGLADPQLATDPEQAASPSAAAGSSSAGPVSANSALFRSQAPAVSLAATWKPAGIQGMDVSSHQPSVNWNRAWSQGSRFAYVKATEHTTYKNPRFTSQYNGAGSVGMVRGAYHFAIPKKDSSGAAQANFFVNNGGGWSADGRTLPPLLDIEYNPYPELGNTCYNFSASQMVSWIRDFSNTIKARTGRLPMIYTTADWWNRCTGNSTAFSDHPLHIARYSTAGPGSMPSGWKTYNVWQYSSTGPFEGDSNVWNGSSAALSDFVNGTSPGRTAVAAKAAANPSLGGATSPIVCGIGSNGCVQNFVSGQIHWTKATGARITRGAINSMWAAQRWEAGPLGFPVTDEICGLKNGGCLQVFQGGNAYWTAQTGPQYTKGGIDSLWSSLGREQSALGYPTGGERCGLRLGGCYQDFQGGQIHWTPVTGPQVTSGRIAQGWAATGWENGTLGYPTSSQVCGLKAGGCYQNFQKGQMHWSPATGAYPTSGAFATVWASLGWEKGRLGYPTSREKCDAAGTCRQLFERGSLRWIPSRGVVVS; from the coding sequence TTGCAGCAGGAACCCGCCGGGGAAGAACTCAAGGAAGTAATCGGTATCCTCGGCGCCAAAATGGGCCAGGGCCTGGAACGGCTTCAGGAAACAAGCAACGCCCAGGTCCCGAGCACAGCAGAGACTGAGGAGCGCATCGAAGCAGAGCAGGTGTTGATCGACCAAGGTCTTGCCGATCCGCAGCTCGCCACTGACCCTGAACAGGCGGCATCCCCCTCCGCGGCTGCTGGTTCCTCTTCAGCGGGACCGGTTTCCGCGAACTCCGCTCTCTTCCGGTCCCAGGCTCCCGCTGTCTCACTGGCGGCGACATGGAAGCCGGCTGGAATCCAGGGCATGGACGTCAGCAGCCACCAGCCGTCTGTCAATTGGAACCGGGCCTGGAGCCAAGGCTCACGGTTCGCCTACGTCAAAGCCACGGAACACACCACGTACAAGAACCCGCGCTTTACCAGCCAATACAACGGAGCAGGATCCGTGGGCATGGTCCGCGGCGCCTACCACTTCGCCATTCCCAAAAAGGATTCCAGCGGCGCTGCACAGGCCAACTTCTTCGTGAACAACGGCGGGGGCTGGTCCGCCGACGGGCGGACCCTTCCGCCGCTGCTGGACATCGAATACAACCCTTACCCGGAGCTGGGCAACACCTGCTATAACTTCTCGGCCTCCCAGATGGTGTCTTGGATCCGGGACTTCTCGAACACAATCAAGGCCCGCACCGGCCGGCTGCCCATGATCTACACGACCGCCGACTGGTGGAACCGCTGCACCGGAAACAGCACGGCGTTTTCCGACCATCCGCTGCATATCGCGCGCTACAGCACTGCCGGCCCCGGCTCGATGCCTTCCGGATGGAAAACATACAACGTCTGGCAGTACAGCAGCACCGGGCCTTTCGAAGGTGACTCCAACGTCTGGAACGGTTCGAGTGCTGCCTTATCTGACTTCGTCAATGGAACGTCTCCGGGACGCACCGCCGTCGCTGCCAAGGCTGCCGCGAATCCCTCACTCGGCGGCGCAACGTCTCCCATCGTCTGCGGCATCGGTTCAAATGGATGCGTCCAGAATTTCGTGTCCGGGCAGATCCATTGGACGAAAGCCACCGGAGCCAGGATTACCCGGGGAGCCATCAACAGCATGTGGGCAGCTCAGCGCTGGGAAGCCGGTCCGCTCGGCTTTCCCGTGACGGACGAGATCTGCGGGTTGAAGAATGGCGGATGCCTTCAGGTTTTCCAGGGCGGCAACGCGTACTGGACAGCGCAGACAGGGCCGCAGTACACCAAGGGAGGAATCGACAGCCTGTGGAGCTCCTTGGGAAGGGAGCAGAGCGCGCTTGGCTATCCCACGGGCGGTGAGCGGTGCGGACTGCGTCTGGGCGGCTGCTACCAGGATTTCCAAGGCGGGCAAATCCATTGGACTCCAGTGACCGGTCCCCAGGTGACGTCCGGAAGGATCGCCCAGGGCTGGGCGGCCACCGGGTGGGAAAACGGGACACTCGGCTACCCGACCAGCTCCCAGGTATGCGGATTGAAAGCCGGCGGCTGCTACCAAAACTTCCAGAAAGGCCAGATGCACTGGTCACCAGCAACCGGGGCTTACCCCACGTCCGGAGCTTTCGCTACAGTCTGGGCGTCCTTGGGCTGGGAGAAGGGCAGGTTAGGTTATCCCACGTCGCGGGAGAAGTGTGATGCAGCGGGAACCTGCCGACAGCTCTTCGAGCGGGGATCATTGCGCTGGATCCCGTCTCGGGGAGTTGTGGTCAGCTAA